A stretch of uncultured Campylobacter sp. DNA encodes these proteins:
- the raiA gene encoding ribosome-associated translation inhibitor RaiA — translation MNLNIVGKQFELTEAIKNYVENAFETLEKYNLDIISGRCVISADEKQGKKGFVVDFSLNLAHQDTIVVRQKDKDLYAAVDLIVERASKVLRRYHDKVNSHKNRDEMKQNAVDNAVGANKPNLNDEVDEIVPTELDLYKPLEIDEALNKLKESTDQFLVFNDMDAKMRVLYKRKDGKFGLF, via the coding sequence ATGAATTTAAATATCGTAGGTAAGCAGTTTGAGTTAACGGAAGCTATCAAAAATTATGTCGAAAACGCATTTGAGACGCTAGAAAAATATAATCTCGACATTATCTCGGGGCGTTGTGTAATTTCTGCTGACGAGAAGCAAGGTAAAAAGGGCTTCGTGGTGGATTTCTCATTAAATTTAGCGCATCAAGACACTATCGTCGTGCGCCAAAAAGATAAAGATCTCTATGCTGCCGTCGATCTCATCGTCGAGCGCGCCTCAAAAGTGCTTCGCAGATACCACGATAAGGTAAATTCTCACAAAAATCGCGACGAAATGAAGCAAAACGCCGTAGATAATGCGGTCGGTGCCAATAAGCCAAATTTAAACGATGAAGTTGATGAGATCGTCCCTACCGAGCTGGATCTATATAAGCCGCTAGAGATCGATGAGGCGCTAAATAAGCTTAAAGAAAGTACCGATCAGTTCTTGGTCTTTAACGATATGGATGCTAAAATGCGCGTGCTTTATAAGCGCAAGGACGGTAAATTCGGCTTATTTTAG
- a CDS encoding type II secretion system protein, protein MKRGFTLIELVFVIVVLGIISMFGADLYTKIYKSYVHVRAVNQLEARTQNAMMLITNRLEDRIKSSTIGRELSSNEFVPISDLTDPKYDILEWIGQSVETRNINKRTPGWSGFMSMSQLRDSTWKADADKGDAGYIADTRAAFNMVSLGSDFPQVAKIVGNLRATEYGKSSTNTQVAVIFRVVTNDASPTSVDIGYGYDRAVWADGRNRVLIAVGTPSDAGSGSMEGETIAINQYPFNPNNANSQEFSEQYYIAHSAYAIVPDQVEIYTKDRAGDLSKNFNLLLKYNYRPWSTVAKDANSYDKASSALLAEDVSLFRFKDDNGAVALKLCMRDDGRNFDPSELDLNVCKAQVVY, encoded by the coding sequence ATGAAAAGAGGTTTTACTCTTATAGAGCTTGTGTTTGTTATCGTAGTGCTGGGGATCATCTCGATGTTTGGCGCTGATCTATACACCAAGATCTATAAATCTTACGTACATGTACGTGCGGTAAATCAGCTGGAAGCCAGAACGCAAAATGCGATGATGCTAATCACAAATCGTTTAGAAGATAGAATAAAAAGCAGTACTATAGGCAGGGAGCTTAGCTCAAATGAGTTTGTACCGATCAGCGATCTTACCGATCCTAAATACGACATACTGGAGTGGATCGGACAAAGCGTAGAGACGAGAAATATAAATAAGAGAACTCCCGGTTGGAGTGGCTTTATGTCGATGTCTCAACTCCGAGATAGCACATGGAAAGCGGATGCAGATAAAGGAGATGCCGGCTATATCGCAGATACTAGGGCTGCGTTTAATATGGTATCCTTGGGTAGTGATTTTCCGCAAGTAGCTAAAATAGTTGGAAATTTAAGGGCTACGGAATATGGTAAATCGTCTACTAACACCCAAGTTGCTGTTATCTTTAGGGTTGTTACTAACGATGCTTCGCCTACTAGTGTAGATATAGGCTATGGCTACGATAGGGCTGTTTGGGCAGACGGCAGAAACCGCGTGCTAATCGCCGTAGGCACTCCTAGTGATGCCGGTAGCGGTAGTATGGAAGGTGAAACTATCGCTATCAATCAATACCCATTCAATCCAAACAATGCCAACTCGCAGGAATTTTCTGAGCAATACTATATAGCTCATAGCGCTTACGCGATTGTCCCGGATCAAGTAGAAATATACACGAAAGATCGAGCGGGTGATTTGAGTAAGAATTTTAATCTGCTCTTGAAATATAACTATCGTCCATGGAGCACTGTCGCAAAAGATGCGAACTCGTATGATAAGGCTAGCAGTGCACTACTGGCGGAAGATGTGAGCTTATTTAGGTTTAAGGATGATAATGGCGCCGTTGCGCTTAAACTATGTATGAGAGACGACGGCAGAAATTTTGATCCTTCGGAGCTGGATCTAAACGTTTGTAAAGCACAGGTGGTGTACTAA
- a CDS encoding type II secretion system protein codes for MKKGFTLIELIFTIVILAITTMAIPRIVAQTTELNALAIKEELVYNAKAFMSRIYKAQWDSAYAADASCGGDASCMDRILTVTPVVDDSGNSTKEVRPGILPEASQRGISSQAPATKKQFGRNGISFGGGRYNDVDDYDKFTTQMTVGNLVGSSSRGDFILNTRINVDVDYVVEPFSAAEYASGTDISGVLSDQPSNGAVTNIKMVRVAATDLNDAVAKDGTAKSVVLKAFLSNIGVGVQTTVTRLHN; via the coding sequence ATGAAAAAAGGTTTTACTCTAATCGAGCTGATCTTTACTATCGTGATTTTAGCGATCACTACGATGGCGATCCCGCGTATCGTCGCGCAGACGACCGAGCTAAATGCCCTTGCGATCAAAGAGGAGCTTGTATATAACGCTAAAGCTTTTATGTCTCGTATATATAAGGCGCAGTGGGATAGCGCATACGCAGCAGATGCTAGCTGCGGAGGCGATGCAAGCTGCATGGATAGAATTTTGACCGTAACTCCAGTCGTAGATGATTCGGGCAATAGTACCAAGGAAGTTAGACCGGGGATTTTGCCGGAAGCTAGTCAGCGTGGAATCAGCTCCCAAGCTCCAGCTACGAAAAAGCAATTTGGTAGAAATGGAATTTCTTTTGGCGGCGGTCGTTATAACGATGTTGATGACTACGATAAATTTACTACTCAAATGACAGTAGGCAATTTAGTAGGCTCTAGCAGTAGAGGTGATTTTATCCTCAATACTAGGATTAATGTCGATGTAGATTATGTAGTAGAGCCTTTTAGCGCGGCGGAATATGCTTCCGGTACCGATATAAGTGGTGTTCTTAGCGATCAGCCATCCAATGGCGCCGTTACCAATATCAAGATGGTTAGGGTTGCTGCTACGGATCTAAACGACGCCGTAGCTAAAGATGGTACTGCTAAATCAGTTGTTTTAAAGGCGTTTTTATCTAATATCGGTGTCGGCGTTCAGACAACCGTCACTAGACTACATAACTAA
- the bamD gene encoding outer membrane protein assembly factor BamD: protein MTNLSKILSALLFIAFIGGCSGKGDGELFNLSPEAWYSKILEDINNASMEDAEKHYTSFSSEHIASPLLEEMTLIMAWAFVEDENYEKANKYLDEYIRLYGTTQKIEYARFLKIRANFDSFSRPNRNQKLMLNSIDEIRKFIAEYPQSEYRPLLETMLTKLRLAEHQLNIDIKDLYQRTDRESSAKIYEQRIEESPLNGTDVIKPHSPWYRAIFE from the coding sequence ATGACAAATCTAAGTAAAATTCTATCCGCTCTCCTATTTATCGCGTTTATCGGCGGCTGCAGCGGCAAGGGCGACGGCGAGCTTTTTAATCTAAGCCCCGAGGCATGGTATTCTAAAATTTTAGAAGACATCAATAACGCCAGCATGGAGGATGCCGAGAAGCATTATACTAGCTTTTCTAGCGAGCATATCGCCTCTCCGCTGCTTGAGGAGATGACACTCATTATGGCGTGGGCTTTTGTGGAGGATGAAAACTACGAGAAAGCAAACAAATACCTAGACGAATATATCCGCCTCTACGGCACGACGCAGAAGATCGAATACGCAAGATTTCTAAAAATTAGAGCAAATTTCGACTCCTTTAGCCGCCCAAATCGCAACCAAAAGCTAATGCTAAACAGCATCGACGAAATTCGAAAATTTATAGCTGAATACCCGCAGAGCGAGTATCGCCCACTACTTGAGACGATGCTAACAAAGCTACGCCTTGCCGAGCATCAGCTAAATATCGACATCAAAGACCTTTACCAGCGCACCGACCGCGAAAGTTCTGCTAAAATTTACGAGCAGCGCATCGAAGAATCCCCGCTAAACGGCACTGACGTCATTAAACCGCACTCGCCTTGGTATCGCGCGATTTTTGAGTAG
- the lon gene encoding endopeptidase La, with translation MQLMQNTTFPSDLPIIVEDELFLYPFMIAPLFIGDEHNKKALDLAAKNESMIMVVSSKSEFSGDRSFSGIYNAGVVGSVMRTVPLPDGRVKILFQGALKGKIVKEISQDPLVATVDIIHDERGNDQKLDALVSVLKEKTKTLSTLTHFFPNDLLKTIDDGTDAARVCDLILSALRLKKQVAYSFFTESNLQKRLFNLINYISDEIEAQRLEKEIKSKVHSKIDKTNKEYFLKEQLKQIQKELGGDADRDVEIEEYRKKLEAKKPYLGEDAYKEIKKQIDKFARLHPDSADAGLVQSYLDWVLEVPFEKTAKHKMSIEGVTAQLNKDHHSLKKPKARIEEYFALKQLLELRGTSGKKSKEDGKNGGAILCFYGPPGVGKTSLANSIATALKRKLIRIALGGLEDVNELRGHRRTYIGAMPGRIVQGLIEANQMNPVIVLDEIDKISSSYKGDPTAVLLEILDPEQNSSFRDYYLNFNIDLSKIIFIATANDVSLIPAPLRDRMEFIELSSYTPQEKFQIAKDYLIPQELQRHGLKSADVAINPAALSEIIEEYTRESGVRNLRRQIAAIFRKVAVKILKDKEFKKIVVTTKNLSEFLNKKVFEIDEVEKCDQIGIVNGLAWTAVGGDVLKIEAVKIKGKGAMTITGQLGDVMKESAQIAFSVVKVLIDEGKLKTGQDAKADATKASRTGKNSALRANGGATSKSSAAARNLGAEENSESSEQIYNKFDLHIHVPEGATPKDGPSAGITMSTAIASILSEREVRADLAMTGEITLSGKVLPIGGLKEKLIAAHKAKIAEVLIPRKNYERDLAEIPDEVKNDLKITPVDRIEEVLKLALV, from the coding sequence ATGCAACTGATGCAAAATACAACCTTCCCTAGCGATCTACCTATCATCGTCGAGGACGAGCTATTTTTATATCCCTTTATGATAGCGCCCCTTTTCATCGGCGACGAGCATAACAAAAAAGCCCTCGATCTAGCAGCCAAAAACGAATCTATGATAATGGTCGTAAGCTCGAAGTCGGAATTTAGCGGCGATAGAAGCTTCAGCGGTATCTATAACGCAGGCGTCGTGGGCTCCGTGATGAGAACCGTGCCGCTTCCTGACGGTCGGGTTAAAATTTTATTCCAAGGCGCGCTAAAAGGCAAAATCGTAAAAGAAATTTCGCAAGATCCGCTGGTCGCTACCGTCGATATCATCCACGACGAGCGCGGCAACGACCAGAAATTAGACGCGCTGGTAAGCGTGCTAAAGGAAAAAACCAAGACGCTTAGCACTCTTACGCATTTTTTTCCAAACGATCTGCTAAAAACCATCGACGACGGCACCGATGCCGCGCGCGTCTGCGATCTGATTTTAAGCGCACTGAGGTTAAAAAAGCAGGTAGCCTACTCGTTTTTTACCGAGAGTAACTTGCAAAAGCGCCTTTTCAACCTCATCAACTACATCTCCGACGAGATCGAAGCGCAGAGGCTCGAAAAGGAGATCAAAAGCAAGGTTCATTCCAAGATCGATAAGACAAACAAAGAGTATTTTTTAAAAGAGCAGCTCAAGCAGATCCAAAAGGAGCTCGGCGGCGATGCCGATCGCGATGTCGAGATCGAGGAGTACCGCAAAAAGCTAGAAGCTAAAAAGCCCTATTTGGGCGAGGATGCCTACAAAGAGATCAAAAAGCAGATCGATAAATTTGCCCGCCTCCATCCGGACAGCGCCGATGCGGGGCTCGTGCAAAGCTATTTGGACTGGGTTTTGGAGGTGCCTTTTGAAAAGACCGCCAAGCATAAGATGTCCATCGAGGGCGTTACGGCACAGCTAAATAAAGACCACCACTCCCTGAAAAAGCCCAAGGCGCGTATCGAGGAGTATTTCGCGCTAAAGCAGCTTTTAGAGCTTCGCGGCACAAGCGGCAAGAAAAGCAAAGAGGACGGCAAAAACGGCGGCGCGATTTTATGCTTCTACGGCCCTCCCGGCGTAGGCAAGACAAGCCTTGCGAACTCTATCGCGACCGCGCTTAAGCGTAAACTTATCCGCATCGCTTTGGGCGGGCTTGAGGACGTAAACGAGCTGCGCGGACACCGCCGCACCTACATCGGTGCGATGCCTGGTCGTATCGTACAAGGGCTCATCGAGGCAAATCAGATGAACCCCGTCATCGTGCTTGATGAGATCGATAAAATTTCAAGCTCATACAAGGGCGATCCGACGGCGGTTCTGCTTGAAATTTTAGACCCCGAGCAAAACTCGAGCTTTAGGGATTACTATCTAAATTTCAACATCGATCTTAGCAAGATCATCTTTATCGCCACGGCGAACGACGTATCTCTCATACCCGCGCCGCTGCGCGATAGGATGGAGTTTATCGAGCTTAGCTCATACACGCCGCAGGAGAAATTTCAGATCGCCAAGGACTATCTGATCCCTCAGGAGCTGCAGCGCCACGGGCTCAAATCTGCCGACGTAGCGATCAACCCCGCCGCCCTTTCCGAGATCATCGAAGAGTACACGCGCGAAAGCGGCGTGCGAAACCTACGTCGCCAGATCGCTGCGATCTTCCGTAAGGTCGCGGTTAAAATTTTAAAAGACAAAGAGTTTAAAAAAATCGTCGTTACGACGAAAAATTTAAGCGAATTTCTAAATAAAAAGGTTTTCGAGATCGACGAGGTCGAAAAATGCGATCAAATCGGCATCGTAAACGGGCTTGCGTGGACTGCGGTAGGCGGCGACGTACTCAAGATCGAAGCGGTCAAGATCAAAGGCAAAGGCGCGATGACGATCACGGGCCAGCTCGGCGACGTGATGAAAGAATCCGCGCAGATCGCCTTTAGCGTCGTAAAGGTGCTGATCGACGAGGGCAAGCTCAAAACAGGCCAAGACGCGAAGGCGGACGCGACAAAAGCCTCACGCACGGGCAAAAACTCCGCATTGCGCGCAAATGGCGGCGCGACATCTAAAAGCTCGGCGGCGGCGCGAAATTTAGGCGCGGAAGAGAATTCCGAAAGCTCAGAGCAGATTTATAATAAATTCGACCTTCACATCCACGTGCCCGAGGGCGCGACGCCCAAGGACGGACCGAGCGCGGGCATCACGATGAGCACGGCGATCGCGTCGATTTTAAGCGAGCGCGAGGTGCGTGCCGATCTAGCGATGACGGGCGAGATCACGCTAAGCGGCAAGGTGCTACCGATCGGCGGGCTTAAGGAGAAGCTCATCGCCGCGCACAAAGCCAAAATCGCCGAGGTTTTGATCCCACGCAAAAACTACGAACGCGACCTAGCAGAGATCCCAGACGAGGTCAAAAACGATCTGAAAATAACGCCGGTAGATCGGATCGAAGAGGTGCTGAAGCTGGCGCTGGTCTAA
- a CDS encoding GyrI-like domain-containing protein translates to MFDFKKEFRQLYAPKQTPQILTVPPANFVCVRGEGDPNESGGAYQRAIEVLYAVSYALKMSYKTDYKIDGFFEYVVPPLEGFWRQSGSACGETDYARKSDFSWISAIRLPDFITRENFDWAVRQATWKKKLDCGIAEFLRIDEGLCAQILHIGSFDDEPGSVAKIDEFIAANGYAKDFGEQRTHHEIYLSDPRKIDPQKCKTIIRLPIRKI, encoded by the coding sequence ATGTTTGATTTTAAAAAAGAGTTTAGACAACTTTACGCGCCAAAGCAGACGCCGCAAATTTTAACCGTCCCGCCTGCAAATTTCGTTTGCGTCCGCGGCGAAGGCGACCCGAACGAATCAGGCGGCGCGTATCAGCGCGCGATAGAGGTGCTTTACGCCGTGAGCTACGCGCTAAAAATGAGCTACAAAACCGATTATAAGATCGATGGCTTTTTTGAGTACGTCGTACCGCCCCTAGAGGGGTTTTGGCGACAAAGCGGCTCGGCTTGCGGCGAGACAGACTACGCTAGAAAGAGCGATTTTAGCTGGATTAGCGCGATTAGACTGCCCGATTTTATCACGCGAGAAAATTTCGACTGGGCAGTGCGGCAGGCTACTTGGAAAAAGAAGTTAGACTGCGGCATAGCGGAGTTTTTGAGGATAGACGAAGGTCTTTGTGCGCAAATTTTACACATAGGCAGCTTTGACGACGAGCCAGGGAGTGTTGCTAAAATAGACGAGTTTATCGCCGCAAACGGCTATGCAAAGGACTTTGGCGAGCAAAGGACGCATCATGAAATCTACCTAAGCGACCCTAGAAAAATCGACCCGCAAAAATGCAAAACGATAATTAGACTGCCGATTAGAAAAATTTAG
- a CDS encoding DMT family transporter produces MRSQSEFFGVFITLLGGVLWGFSGVCRQYLFTQKGVSAGWLVPYRLSLAGLAMVAYYLVRSPRAALAPLKDRALLPQLLIYAVFGLMMTQHSYFCGIELSNAAVATVIQYSAPALILAVVCFLERRAPKKVELIALILAVLGVVLLATHGDLGSLVISAEALVWCLVSALGVVVYSLIPTKLNQKYPIALNLGWGMIIGGGVLALYTRVWQLGGVSDAQGFAALAAVVILGTICAFSFYMTGLKIIGASRASMIACIEPVSAAAFAYFWLGTEFVFLDFAGFTLIISCIFLLAKDRKKA; encoded by the coding sequence ATGAGATCTCAGAGCGAATTTTTTGGCGTTTTCATCACGCTTCTTGGCGGCGTATTATGGGGCTTTAGCGGCGTTTGCAGGCAGTATCTGTTCACGCAAAAGGGCGTTAGCGCGGGCTGGCTCGTGCCCTACCGCCTGAGCCTTGCCGGACTTGCGATGGTGGCGTATTATTTAGTGCGTTCGCCGCGCGCAGCCCTCGCGCCGCTAAAAGATCGCGCGCTGTTGCCGCAGCTGCTCATCTACGCCGTATTTGGGCTTATGATGACGCAGCATTCGTACTTTTGCGGTATCGAGCTCTCAAATGCCGCCGTCGCGACCGTAATCCAGTACTCCGCGCCCGCGCTCATCCTCGCCGTCGTCTGTTTTTTAGAGCGGCGCGCGCCTAAAAAGGTCGAACTCATCGCGCTTATTTTGGCGGTGCTGGGCGTCGTGCTGCTCGCCACTCACGGCGATCTGGGTTCGCTCGTTATCAGCGCGGAGGCACTGGTTTGGTGCCTCGTTAGCGCGCTTGGCGTCGTGGTTTACAGCCTCATCCCAACGAAGCTAAATCAAAAATACCCCATTGCGCTAAATTTAGGCTGGGGTATGATCATCGGCGGCGGCGTGCTCGCGCTTTACACGCGGGTTTGGCAGCTAGGCGGCGTGAGCGACGCGCAGGGCTTTGCGGCGCTTGCTGCGGTGGTGATTTTGGGCACGATATGCGCGTTTAGCTTCTATATGACGGGGTTAAAGATAATAGGCGCAAGCAGGGCGAGCATGATAGCGTGCATCGAGCCGGTGAGCGCGGCGGCATTTGCCTATTTTTGGCTGGGGACAGAGTTCGTGTTCCTTGATTTTGCGGGCTTTACGCTCATTATCTCGTGCATATTTTTGCTGGCTAAAGACAGGAAAAAGGCGTAA
- a CDS encoding Sua5/YciO/YrdC/YwlC family protein, with translation MIYLAQTDTTAGFLSKDFREINALKRRPLNKPCLITTAKLSELKNLARVPAKFKNLVRRARKTTFLYPNTKAVRVVKECAHEEFLRQFDWLYSSSANLNGQNFDEAWAKAAADEVVDQNFSQNASSKIYKISKTKILRIR, from the coding sequence ATGATCTATTTGGCGCAGACCGATACGACGGCCGGGTTTTTGAGCAAGGATTTTCGCGAGATAAATGCGCTCAAACGCCGCCCGCTTAATAAGCCATGCCTCATAACGACGGCGAAGCTTAGCGAGCTAAAAAATCTCGCTCGCGTACCCGCTAAATTTAAAAATTTAGTGCGCCGCGCGAGAAAAACGACGTTTTTATATCCGAACACCAAGGCCGTGCGCGTCGTGAAAGAGTGCGCTCACGAGGAGTTTTTGAGGCAATTTGACTGGCTCTACTCCAGCAGCGCAAATTTAAACGGACAAAACTTCGACGAAGCCTGGGCAAAAGCGGCGGCGGACGAGGTTGTGGATCAAAATTTCAGCCAAAACGCAAGCTCGAAAATATATAAAATTTCAAAAACTAAAATTTTGCGGATTAGATAG
- a CDS encoding GntP family permease: MSGVALIICFAIAVVVMIFLISKAGVHPFLALMLISLALAIVAGIPLAKIPAIIGDGFSGTFKSIGIVIIFGAIIGTVLEKTGAALKLADMVVNVVGQKRPELAMLIMGWIVGIPVFCDSGFVVLNPIREAISKKIGENPVALAVALSGGLYASHVFIPPTPGPIAAAGAVGLGGNLLLVIAMGAVVSLPVLIATYFFSKKVAKNVHISEAEANEVIAKSYDDLLKQYGKLPGGFLSLAPILVPILFMALGSVAKILKVGGFAGEISQFLGNPIIALALGVVFAVFLLVQTGKLGEFSELTNESLKIVGPILFITAAGGVLGKVITDAGFVTYIKDNATAIKAAGIFFPFLISAVLKTAQGSSTVAIITTASIMGAFNVDGSLMQVLGFTSEMSGALVVMAIAAGAMTVSHANDSYFWVVTNFSKMNPQQGYRTQTMLTLIMGITGMISVWVLSLFLI; encoded by the coding sequence ATGAGCGGTGTTGCGTTAATCATCTGCTTCGCCATAGCGGTCGTCGTGATGATTTTTTTGATCTCCAAAGCAGGCGTTCACCCGTTTTTGGCGCTAATGCTTATCTCCCTGGCGCTCGCGATCGTCGCGGGCATACCGCTAGCCAAGATCCCCGCGATTATCGGCGACGGATTCAGCGGCACGTTTAAGAGTATCGGTATTGTCATAATCTTCGGCGCGATCATCGGCACCGTGCTCGAAAAGACGGGCGCGGCGCTCAAACTCGCCGATATGGTCGTAAACGTAGTCGGGCAAAAGCGCCCCGAGCTTGCGATGCTCATAATGGGCTGGATCGTGGGTATCCCCGTATTTTGCGACAGCGGCTTCGTCGTTTTAAACCCGATCCGAGAAGCAATCAGCAAAAAAATCGGCGAAAATCCGGTCGCTCTTGCAGTAGCGCTCTCCGGCGGACTCTACGCCTCGCACGTATTCATCCCGCCGACTCCCGGACCGATCGCCGCAGCAGGTGCCGTAGGTCTAGGCGGCAATCTGCTGCTCGTAATCGCAATGGGCGCGGTAGTGTCCTTGCCGGTGCTGATCGCCACATACTTTTTTTCTAAAAAAGTCGCCAAAAACGTCCATATAAGCGAAGCCGAAGCGAATGAAGTAATCGCTAAAAGCTACGACGATCTGCTTAAACAATACGGCAAATTGCCGGGCGGATTTTTAAGCTTAGCCCCTATTTTGGTGCCGATCCTATTTATGGCGCTGGGCTCCGTCGCCAAGATCCTAAAAGTAGGCGGGTTTGCGGGCGAAATTTCGCAATTTTTAGGAAATCCTATCATCGCGCTAGCCTTGGGCGTAGTTTTTGCGGTATTTTTGCTCGTACAAACCGGCAAACTAGGCGAATTTAGCGAGCTCACCAACGAATCCTTAAAAATCGTAGGCCCGATCCTCTTTATAACCGCAGCGGGCGGAGTGCTAGGCAAGGTCATCACCGACGCCGGCTTCGTAACCTACATCAAGGACAATGCGACCGCGATTAAAGCCGCGGGGATTTTCTTCCCGTTCTTAATCTCGGCCGTCTTAAAAACCGCACAAGGAAGCTCCACCGTTGCGATCATCACTACAGCTTCGATTATGGGGGCGTTTAACGTGGATGGCTCGCTAATGCAGGTACTGGGCTTCACCTCCGAAATGTCCGGCGCGCTTGTGGTAATGGCGATTGCAGCGGGCGCGATGACGGTTTCGCACGCTAACGACAGCTACTTTTGGGTCGTTACGAATTTCAGCAAGATGAATCCGCAGCAAGGCTACCGCACTCAAACAATGCTGACGCTAATTATGGGCATTACGGGCATGATCAGCGTGTGGGTTTTGTCGCTGTTTTTGATCTAG
- a CDS encoding glycerate kinase, producing MKVLVAIDSFKGSLSSLEAGNAVKSGIEKLGCEVLVKPIADGGEGSVEALTDALKAKFMDVIVANPLGEKTPARYALKGELGILEMASASGLPLIEKSRRNPLKTSTYGFGEMIAHAIAHGARKFIIGIGGSATNDAGMGMLRALGFKFKDANGAELAGAGEDLIKLATIDCTSVLPHLKECEFLIACDVDNPLFGENGAAYIYAPQKGADAAIVKQLDAGLINFASVVSKHLGRELWNSPGAGAAGGLGFGFVSFLNATLKPGIDIITEEIGLDRDMKGVELVITGEGRLDFQSSMGKTPCGVAKIAASYGVPVIALAGGISPCASGCNELGIGAFFCILNEPMSLERAMEKETATRNLARVAEQAVRLFLLGHGAK from the coding sequence ATGAAAGTTTTAGTCGCGATCGATTCGTTTAAAGGCTCTCTTAGTTCGCTTGAGGCGGGCAACGCCGTAAAATCAGGCATCGAAAAGCTAGGCTGCGAGGTGCTCGTCAAGCCTATCGCAGATGGCGGCGAAGGAAGCGTTGAAGCCCTTACCGACGCGCTAAAAGCTAAGTTCATGGACGTCATCGTAGCAAATCCGTTAGGCGAAAAAACGCCCGCGCGCTACGCCTTAAAAGGCGAGCTAGGCATCTTAGAAATGGCGTCCGCATCAGGTCTGCCACTCATCGAAAAATCGCGCCGCAACCCGCTAAAAACGAGCACTTATGGCTTTGGCGAGATGATAGCGCATGCGATCGCACACGGCGCGCGAAAGTTTATCATCGGCATCGGTGGAAGTGCTACGAATGATGCGGGTATGGGTATGCTGCGCGCGCTTGGTTTTAAATTTAAAGATGCAAATGGCGCAGAGCTTGCAGGAGCGGGCGAGGATCTGATTAAACTCGCCACGATAGATTGCACTTCGGTGCTACCGCATCTTAAAGAATGCGAGTTTCTTATTGCCTGCGACGTGGATAATCCGCTTTTTGGCGAAAATGGCGCGGCATATATTTACGCTCCGCAAAAGGGCGCGGATGCGGCGATAGTAAAGCAGCTCGATGCGGGACTTATAAATTTTGCAAGCGTCGTAAGTAAGCACCTCGGACGCGAGCTTTGGAATAGCCCCGGAGCAGGAGCTGCCGGCGGGCTAGGCTTTGGCTTTGTGAGCTTTCTAAACGCGACGCTTAAGCCGGGCATCGACATCATCACCGAAGAGATCGGGCTAGATCGCGATATGAAAGGCGTCGAGCTCGTCATCACAGGCGAAGGAAGGCTCGATTTTCAAAGCTCGATGGGCAAAACCCCTTGCGGTGTCGCAAAGATTGCTGCTTCTTACGGCGTGCCCGTAATCGCGCTGGCAGGCGGCATATCGCCCTGTGCCAGCGGCTGTAATGAGCTAGGCATAGGCGCATTTTTTTGCATCCTAAACGAACCGATGAGCCTTGAGCGCGCGATGGAAAAAGAGACCGCAACACGAAATTTAGCCCGCGTCGCCGAACAAGCGGTGAGATTGTTTCTGCTAGGGCACGGCGCTAAATAG